A section of the Citrus sinensis cultivar Valencia sweet orange chromosome 8, DVS_A1.0, whole genome shotgun sequence genome encodes:
- the LOC102612305 gene encoding probable LRR receptor-like serine/threonine-protein kinase At1g05700 isoform X2, whose amino-acid sequence MANSSLVLIILTLFILSASAQVFVSIDCGASGSYKDENSIAWIGDDDLIQNGESKVVQSGNALSDDHVMSSLRVFSTRKKNCYTILASKGGQVLVRASFNYGNYDKKSSPPSFDLHFDGNLWATVKTSSEGLVYYEAIYVVKGDSISVCVAQTNPNQLPFISAIEVRSLGSHMYSHVDAAYALFLRSRTAYGANGTIRYSDDGYDRIWNPAVIGSGLNMVTSDALFIDVNVEDEPPQAVMQNAITASTASQSIALGTNFPTEKVPIYITMYFSEVTELDSTQKRAFQFRINNKPDSDTIVPPYGKVTELYVSNMSASSNTSFSLVATADSTLPPLINAMEVFTVSDQLADGTNSKDVEGLAAFQNQFDTLQDWGGDPCLPSPYSWDWINCSADATPRVTALYLRSFDLSGPLPDFSSMDALEIIDLHNNSFNGAIPDFLGNLPSLKELNLADNKFSGPVPSSLSKNNKLKLVVSGNPDLCVTGKSCTQTTAGDSTPVAGGGKKKSSKLPVILGTSIPGFFVFWGIVGLVAVLHHRRKSPAIPAHGSAVMNEIKVNIQEQVTSEISDYVHQTVQNDQQDGRNA is encoded by the exons ATGGCAAATTCTTCCCTTGTTCTCATTATCttaactctttttattttatcggCATCGGCACAAG TATTCGTGAGCATTGATTGCGGGGCATCCGGGAGCTACAAGGATGAAAATTCTATCGCGTGGATAGGAGATGATGATCTTATTCAAAATGGTGAGAGCAAAGTTGTGCAATCAGGCAATGCATTATCTGATGATCATGTGATGAGCAGTCTTAGGGTTTTTtcaacaaggaaaaaaaattgttacacTATCTTAGCCAGCAAGGGAGGACAAGTCCTTGTTCGCGCAAGCTTTAACTATGGAAATTACGACAAAAAATCATCTCCCCCTTCGTTTGATCTCCATTTTGATGGCAACTTGTGGGCAACAGTCAAGACTTCTAGTGAAGGTCTCGTTTACTACGAAGCAATATACGTCGTAAAGGGTGACTCAATAAGTGTTTGCGTTGCTCAGACAAACCCGAACCAGCTTCCATTTATATCAGCAATTGAGGTCCGGAGTTTGGGCTCACACATGTACAGCCATGTTGATGCAGCTTATGctttgtttttgagaagtagGACAGCTTACGGAGCCAATGGCACTATCAG GTATTCAGACGATGGTTATGATCGAATATGGAATCCAGCAGTGATAGGAAGTGGACTAAATATGGTCACAAGCGATGCATTATTCATTGATGTTAACGTAGAAGATGAACCTCCACAAGCTGTGATGCAAAATGCAATTACAGCTTCCACCGCATCTCAATCCATAGCTCTAGGCACCAATTTTCCAACCGAAAAAGTTCCTATATACATCACCATGTACTTCTCCGAGGTAACTGAGCTTGATTCAACTCAAAAGAGAGCCTTTCAGTTTCGCATAAACAATAAGCCTGACTCGGACACCATTGTTCCTCCGTATGGAAAAGTGACCGAATTGTACGTTAGCAACATGAGTGCTTCATCAAACACCTCGTTCTCTCTGGTTGCTACTGCGGATTCAACGCTGCCTCCTCTCATAAATGCCATGGAAGTTTTTACTGTTAGTGATCAACTAGCAGATGGAACTAATAGTAAAGACG TGGAAGGATTAGCTGCGTTTCAAAATCAATTCGATACATTACAGGATTGGGGTGGTGACCCGTGTCTCCCATCACCTTATTCTTGGGATTGGATCAATTGTAGCGCTGATGCCACTCCTCGAGTGACAGCACT GTATCTCAGGAGCTTTGATCTCTCAGGGCCACTTCCTGACTTCAGTTCCATGGATGCTCTGGAGATAAT AGATTTGCACAATAATAGCTTCAATGGAGCTATACCAGATTTCCTCGGAAACTTACCAAGTCTCAAAGAATT GAATTTGGCAGATAATAAATTCAGTGGACCCGTACCCTCCTCCTTATCAAAGAATAACAAGTTAAAACTAGT TGTGTCGGGAAATCCCGACTTGTGTGTGACGGGCAAGTCGTGTACTCAGACAACCGCCGGCGACAGTACTCCAGTTGCTGGAGGCGGAAAAAAGAAGAGCAGCAAGCTACCTGTAATACTTGGAACTTCAATTCCAGGATTCTTCGTCTTCTGGGGTATTGTGGGACTTGTGGCTGTCTTGCACCATCGAAGGAAATCACCAGCTATTCCTGCACATGGTTCAG CTGTGATGAATGAGATCAAAGTCAACATCCAGGAGCAAGTAACTTCAGAGATCAGCGATTACGTGCATCAGACGGTACAAAATGACCAACAAGATGGCAGGAACGCTTGA
- the LOC102577999 gene encoding probable NOT transcription complex subunit VIP2 isoform X1 has product MSGLLNQSSLNGSASNIPDGTGRSFATSFSGQSGAASPGFHHNGTIQGLHNIHGSFNVAPMQGTLASRNSTINNVPTGGVQQPTGSLSSGRFASNNLPVALSQLSHGSSHGHSGVANRGGISVVGNPGFSSNTNGVGGSIPGILPTSAAIGNRNLGQGMGVSPILGNAGPRITSSMGNMVGGGNIGRSMGSGGGLSVPSGLASRLNLTANSGSGSLNVQGQNRLMSGVLPQGSPQVISMLGNSYPTAGGPLSQSHVNNLSSMGMLNDVNSNDSSPFDINNDFPQLTSRPSSAGGPQGQLGSLRKQGLGVSPIVQQNQEFSIQNEDFPALPGYKGGNAEYGMDLHQKEQLHENTMSMMQSQHFSMGRSAGFNLGGTYTSHRPQQQQQHAPSVSSSGVSFSSVNNQDLLHLHGSDMFPSSHSSYHSQTSGPPGIGLRPLNSQNPVSGMGSYDQLVQYQHQNPSQFRLQQMSAVNQSFRNQDMKSIQAAHSTPDPFGLLGLLSVIKMSDPDLTSLALGIDLTTLGLNLNSTENLHKTFGSPWSDEPAKGDPEFTVPQCYYAKQPPALHQGYFSKFTVETLFYIFYSMPKDEAQLYAANELYNRGWFYHKEHRLWFIRVPNVEPLVKTNAYERGSYHCFDPNTFETIRKDNFVVHYEMLEKRPALPQH; this is encoded by the exons ATGTCGGGTTTACTTAAT CAATCTTCCCTCAACGGGTCGGCTTCGAATATTCCGGACGGCACTGGGCGATCTTTTGCTACATCTTTCTCTGGACAGTCTGGTGCGGCTTCTCCTGGTTTCCATCACAATG GAACTATTCAAGGACTTCATAACATTCATGGGAGCTTTAATGTGGCCCCAATGCAGGGTACACTTGCATCAAGGAATTCAACAATAAATAACGTGCCAACTGGTGGGGTTCAACAACCTACTGGAAGCCTTTCTAGTGGAAGATTTGCATCAAACAACCTTCCTGTCGCTCTCTCTCAG TTATCTCATGGAAGCTCCCATGGACACTCAGGAGTCGCAAACAGAGGAGGTATAAGTGTTGTTGGAAATCCTGGATTTAGTAGTAACACAAATGGAGTTGGTGGATCTATTCCGGGGATTCTTCCAACATCTGCGGCAATTGGTAACCGTAATCTTGGTCAAGGAATGGGAGTTTCCCCAATTTTGGGAAATGCAGGTCCTCGGATAACAAGTTCAATGGGAAATATGGTTGGTGGAGGCAACATTGGAAGGAGCATGGGTTCTGGTGGGGGTTTATCTGTGCCTAGTGGTCTTGCATCTCGTTTAAATCTAACTGCGAATAGTGGATCTGGAAGTCTAAATGTGCAAGGACAAAATAGATTGATGAGTGGCGTACTTCCTCAAG GATCTCCACAGGTAATTTCTATGCTAGGAAACTCTTATCCTACTGCTGGTGGTCCACTTTCCCAAAGTCATGTGAATAATCTCAGCTCTATGGGAATGTTGAACGATGTCAACTCTAATGACAGTTCCCCTTTTGACATAAACAATGATTTCCCTCAGTTGACTAGTCGTCCTAGTTCAGCTGGTGGGCCTCAAGGACAATTGG GTTCTCTACGAAAACAAGGTCTTGGAGTTAGCCCTATTGTTCAACAAAACCAAGAGTTTAGCATACAAAATGAAGATTTTCCAGCTTTGCCTGGATATAAAG GTGGTAATGCTGAATATGGTATGGATTTGCACCAGAAAGAACAACTTCATGAGAATACCATGTCGATGATGCAATCTCAGCACTTCTCT ATGGGGAGATCTGCAGGGTTCAATCTAGGTGGAACTTATACATCCCATCGCCCTCAGCAGCAACAGCAGCATGCACCATCAGTTAGTAGTAGTGGTGTCTCCTTCTCATCTGTTAACAACCAGGATCTTCTCCATCTGCATGGCTCAGATATGTTCCCATCTTCGCATTCTTCCTATCACTCACAG ACCAGTGGACCACCCGGCATTGGACTGAGAcctttaaattctcaaaatccGGTTTCGGGCATGGGCTCATACGATCAGCTTGTCCAGTATCAACATCAGAACCCATCCCAATTTCGCCTTCAACAGATGTCTGCAGTCAATCAGTCATTTAGAAATCAGGATATGAAATCCATACAGGCAGCACATTCTACTCCTGACCCATTTGGCTTGCTGGGCTTGTTAAGTGTAATAAAAATGAGTGATCCTGATCTCACATCGCTGGCTCTTGGGATTGACCTTACGACACTTGGGTTGAACTTGAATTCAACAGAAAATCTTCACAAAACTTTTGGTTCGCCGTGGTCTGATGAACCAGCAAAGGGTGACCCAGAGTTCACTGTGCCGCAATGTTATTACGCTAAACAACCACCTGCTCTACAT CAAggttatttttcaaagttcacGGTGGagacattattttatatattctaCAG CATGCCTAAAGACGAAGCCCAATTATATGCTGCAAATGAACT tTACAATAGAGGTTGGTTTTATCACAAGGAACATCGGTTGTGGTTCATCAGAGTCCCCAATGTCGAGCCATTAGTTAAAACAAATGCATACGAGAGAGGATCTTATCACTGTTTTGATCCTAACACATTTGAAACAATCCGCAAG GATAATTTCGTTGTCCATTATGAGATGTTGGAAAAGAGACCAGCTCTTCCTCAACATTAA
- the LOC102577999 gene encoding probable NOT transcription complex subunit VIP2 isoform X2: MSGLLNQSSLNGSASNIPDGTGRSFATSFSGQSGAASPGFHHNGTIQGLHNIHGSFNVAPMQGTLASRNSTINNVPTGGVQQPTGSLSSGRFASNNLPVALSQLSHGSSHGHSGVANRGGISVVGNPGFSSNTNGVGGSIPGILPTSAAIGNRNLGQGMGVSPILGNAGPRITSSMGNMVGGGNIGRSMGSGGGLSVPSGLASRLNLTANSGSGSLNVQGQNRLMSGVLPQGSPQVISMLGNSYPTAGGPLSQSHVNNLSSMGMLNDVNSNDSSPFDINNDFPQLTSRPSSAGGPQGQLGSLRKQGLGVSPIVQQNQEFSIQNEDFPALPGYKGGNAEYGMDLHQKEQLHENTMSMMQSQHFSMGRSAGFNLGGTYTSHRPQQQQQHAPSVSSSGVSFSSVNNQDLLHLHGSDMFPSSHSSYHSQTSGPPGIGLRPLNSQNPVSGMGSYDQLVQYQHQNPSQFRLQQMSAVNQSFRNQDMKSIQAAHSTPDPFGLLGLLSVIKMSDPDLTSLALGIDLTTLGLNLNSTENLHKTFGSPWSDEPAKGDPEFTVPQCYYAKQPPALHQGYFSKFTVETLFYIFYSMPKDEAQLYAANELYVLLANTSLQ; encoded by the exons ATGTCGGGTTTACTTAAT CAATCTTCCCTCAACGGGTCGGCTTCGAATATTCCGGACGGCACTGGGCGATCTTTTGCTACATCTTTCTCTGGACAGTCTGGTGCGGCTTCTCCTGGTTTCCATCACAATG GAACTATTCAAGGACTTCATAACATTCATGGGAGCTTTAATGTGGCCCCAATGCAGGGTACACTTGCATCAAGGAATTCAACAATAAATAACGTGCCAACTGGTGGGGTTCAACAACCTACTGGAAGCCTTTCTAGTGGAAGATTTGCATCAAACAACCTTCCTGTCGCTCTCTCTCAG TTATCTCATGGAAGCTCCCATGGACACTCAGGAGTCGCAAACAGAGGAGGTATAAGTGTTGTTGGAAATCCTGGATTTAGTAGTAACACAAATGGAGTTGGTGGATCTATTCCGGGGATTCTTCCAACATCTGCGGCAATTGGTAACCGTAATCTTGGTCAAGGAATGGGAGTTTCCCCAATTTTGGGAAATGCAGGTCCTCGGATAACAAGTTCAATGGGAAATATGGTTGGTGGAGGCAACATTGGAAGGAGCATGGGTTCTGGTGGGGGTTTATCTGTGCCTAGTGGTCTTGCATCTCGTTTAAATCTAACTGCGAATAGTGGATCTGGAAGTCTAAATGTGCAAGGACAAAATAGATTGATGAGTGGCGTACTTCCTCAAG GATCTCCACAGGTAATTTCTATGCTAGGAAACTCTTATCCTACTGCTGGTGGTCCACTTTCCCAAAGTCATGTGAATAATCTCAGCTCTATGGGAATGTTGAACGATGTCAACTCTAATGACAGTTCCCCTTTTGACATAAACAATGATTTCCCTCAGTTGACTAGTCGTCCTAGTTCAGCTGGTGGGCCTCAAGGACAATTGG GTTCTCTACGAAAACAAGGTCTTGGAGTTAGCCCTATTGTTCAACAAAACCAAGAGTTTAGCATACAAAATGAAGATTTTCCAGCTTTGCCTGGATATAAAG GTGGTAATGCTGAATATGGTATGGATTTGCACCAGAAAGAACAACTTCATGAGAATACCATGTCGATGATGCAATCTCAGCACTTCTCT ATGGGGAGATCTGCAGGGTTCAATCTAGGTGGAACTTATACATCCCATCGCCCTCAGCAGCAACAGCAGCATGCACCATCAGTTAGTAGTAGTGGTGTCTCCTTCTCATCTGTTAACAACCAGGATCTTCTCCATCTGCATGGCTCAGATATGTTCCCATCTTCGCATTCTTCCTATCACTCACAG ACCAGTGGACCACCCGGCATTGGACTGAGAcctttaaattctcaaaatccGGTTTCGGGCATGGGCTCATACGATCAGCTTGTCCAGTATCAACATCAGAACCCATCCCAATTTCGCCTTCAACAGATGTCTGCAGTCAATCAGTCATTTAGAAATCAGGATATGAAATCCATACAGGCAGCACATTCTACTCCTGACCCATTTGGCTTGCTGGGCTTGTTAAGTGTAATAAAAATGAGTGATCCTGATCTCACATCGCTGGCTCTTGGGATTGACCTTACGACACTTGGGTTGAACTTGAATTCAACAGAAAATCTTCACAAAACTTTTGGTTCGCCGTGGTCTGATGAACCAGCAAAGGGTGACCCAGAGTTCACTGTGCCGCAATGTTATTACGCTAAACAACCACCTGCTCTACAT CAAggttatttttcaaagttcacGGTGGagacattattttatatattctaCAG CATGCCTAAAGACGAAGCCCAATTATATGCTGCAAATGAACTGTATGTTCTCTTAGCCAATACcagt tTACAATAG
- the LOC102612305 gene encoding uncharacterized protein At1g24485-like isoform X1, whose translation MANSSLVLIILTLFILSASAQVFVSIDCGASGSYKDENSIAWIGDDDLIQNGESKVVQSGNALSDDHVMSSLRVFSTRKKNCYTILASKGGQVLVRASFNYGNYDKKSSPPSFDLHFDGNLWATVKTSSEGLVYYEAIYVVKGDSISVCVAQTNPNQLPFISAIEVRSLGSHMYSHVDAAYALFLRSRTAYGANGTIRYSDDGYDRIWNPAVIGSGLNMVTSDALFIDVNVEDEPPQAVMQNAITASTASQSIALGTNFPTEKVPIYITMYFSEVTELDSTQKRAFQFRINNKPDSDTIVPPYGKVTELYVSNMSASSNTSFSLVATADSTLPPLINAMEVFTVSDQLADGTNSKDVEGLAAFQNQFDTLQDWGGDPCLPSPYSWDWINCSADATPRVTALYLRSFDLSGPLPDFSSMDALEIIDLHNNSFNGAIPDFLGNLPSLKELNLADNKFSGPVPSSLSKNNKLKLVVSGNPDLCVTGKSCTQTTAGDSTPVAGGGKKKSSKLPVILGTSIPGFFVFWGIVGLVAVLHHRRKSPAIPAHGSGGTPHGGATNTNMADKIGQAVMNEIKVNIQEQVTSEISDYVHQTVQNDQQDGRNA comes from the exons ATGGCAAATTCTTCCCTTGTTCTCATTATCttaactctttttattttatcggCATCGGCACAAG TATTCGTGAGCATTGATTGCGGGGCATCCGGGAGCTACAAGGATGAAAATTCTATCGCGTGGATAGGAGATGATGATCTTATTCAAAATGGTGAGAGCAAAGTTGTGCAATCAGGCAATGCATTATCTGATGATCATGTGATGAGCAGTCTTAGGGTTTTTtcaacaaggaaaaaaaattgttacacTATCTTAGCCAGCAAGGGAGGACAAGTCCTTGTTCGCGCAAGCTTTAACTATGGAAATTACGACAAAAAATCATCTCCCCCTTCGTTTGATCTCCATTTTGATGGCAACTTGTGGGCAACAGTCAAGACTTCTAGTGAAGGTCTCGTTTACTACGAAGCAATATACGTCGTAAAGGGTGACTCAATAAGTGTTTGCGTTGCTCAGACAAACCCGAACCAGCTTCCATTTATATCAGCAATTGAGGTCCGGAGTTTGGGCTCACACATGTACAGCCATGTTGATGCAGCTTATGctttgtttttgagaagtagGACAGCTTACGGAGCCAATGGCACTATCAG GTATTCAGACGATGGTTATGATCGAATATGGAATCCAGCAGTGATAGGAAGTGGACTAAATATGGTCACAAGCGATGCATTATTCATTGATGTTAACGTAGAAGATGAACCTCCACAAGCTGTGATGCAAAATGCAATTACAGCTTCCACCGCATCTCAATCCATAGCTCTAGGCACCAATTTTCCAACCGAAAAAGTTCCTATATACATCACCATGTACTTCTCCGAGGTAACTGAGCTTGATTCAACTCAAAAGAGAGCCTTTCAGTTTCGCATAAACAATAAGCCTGACTCGGACACCATTGTTCCTCCGTATGGAAAAGTGACCGAATTGTACGTTAGCAACATGAGTGCTTCATCAAACACCTCGTTCTCTCTGGTTGCTACTGCGGATTCAACGCTGCCTCCTCTCATAAATGCCATGGAAGTTTTTACTGTTAGTGATCAACTAGCAGATGGAACTAATAGTAAAGACG TGGAAGGATTAGCTGCGTTTCAAAATCAATTCGATACATTACAGGATTGGGGTGGTGACCCGTGTCTCCCATCACCTTATTCTTGGGATTGGATCAATTGTAGCGCTGATGCCACTCCTCGAGTGACAGCACT GTATCTCAGGAGCTTTGATCTCTCAGGGCCACTTCCTGACTTCAGTTCCATGGATGCTCTGGAGATAAT AGATTTGCACAATAATAGCTTCAATGGAGCTATACCAGATTTCCTCGGAAACTTACCAAGTCTCAAAGAATT GAATTTGGCAGATAATAAATTCAGTGGACCCGTACCCTCCTCCTTATCAAAGAATAACAAGTTAAAACTAGT TGTGTCGGGAAATCCCGACTTGTGTGTGACGGGCAAGTCGTGTACTCAGACAACCGCCGGCGACAGTACTCCAGTTGCTGGAGGCGGAAAAAAGAAGAGCAGCAAGCTACCTGTAATACTTGGAACTTCAATTCCAGGATTCTTCGTCTTCTGGGGTATTGTGGGACTTGTGGCTGTCTTGCACCATCGAAGGAAATCACCAGCTATTCCTGCACATGGTTCAG GTGGCACTCCACACGGAGGGGCGACTAATACCAATATGGCGGATAAAATCGGTCAAGCTGTGATGAATGAGATCAAAGTCAACATCCAGGAGCAAGTAACTTCAGAGATCAGCGATTACGTGCATCAGACGGTACAAAATGACCAACAAGATGGCAGGAACGCTTGA